One genomic segment of Photobacterium sp. DA100 includes these proteins:
- the flgK gene encoding flagellar hook-associated protein FlgK: MALDLLNIGMSGLRTSQKQLNVTSHNISNVNTPGYSRQSAEQKADDAHWIGGSQYGTGAYIDNVRRAYDQFAARELTQSTTQLHQANESHAQLAVMDEFISNNASKTISSMNDYYDSVKSLADHPNDLGSRKAVLENAALVSQTVNSTYDTLAGMQRDVNDQLVATVDRVNSLGQEIATLNKRIQENPAGEKNDLFDQQQSLVNELAQHTKVTVLKGKDNLANTVIIGDGQTLVSGTESSRLTVIPGEPDPLQTQIAVDDGHNATPLDADNMGGILGAMIGFRRDVVERSIDEVGRMAIGFAGQVNTIQRQGLDLKGEQGKNMFADINDPIAMQQRVLKPMGSSADMTVAIDDVSKLQVGDYQLKANTDGITNSYQMFNAKGEEVLNQTIAATDPQVLQVDGMQINVNNLSAAPSDETFTIRPVRLGGAQMTMNATEASDIAAQRVVMAAEANQGTAQLEPLPSAQVSGTFRVEINGTGDALSVLDDQDNPISLIGYDAQGNALPPSTSIAYPVTNGVIHFEGAPNTPVPTLALSSGAAANDSFTVTLGAKPAEGDNSNLLEIQHLQTEKTMNNGRSSVIDLFQTLTTDVGIQKMNAEKFGQISQLDFDAASERVSSVSGVNLDEEAANLMKFQQAYMASSRIMSVARETFDTLLRAV; the protein is encoded by the coding sequence ATGGCGTTAGATTTGCTCAATATTGGTATGAGTGGGCTGAGAACCTCTCAGAAACAACTGAATGTGACCAGCCACAATATCAGTAACGTCAATACGCCTGGATACAGCCGCCAGAGTGCAGAACAGAAAGCAGATGATGCACACTGGATTGGTGGTAGCCAGTATGGCACGGGCGCTTATATCGATAATGTCCGTCGAGCTTACGATCAGTTTGCTGCAAGAGAGCTAACCCAGTCGACTACCCAACTCCACCAAGCCAATGAAAGCCATGCCCAGCTAGCTGTGATGGATGAGTTCATTTCCAACAATGCCAGCAAGACCATCTCCAGCATGAACGACTACTACGATTCAGTGAAAAGCCTTGCTGATCATCCCAACGATCTTGGCTCACGCAAAGCGGTATTGGAAAATGCCGCTCTTGTCAGCCAAACCGTCAATAGCACATACGATACCCTTGCCGGTATGCAACGGGATGTAAATGATCAGCTAGTTGCAACAGTTGATCGGGTAAATAGCCTGGGGCAAGAAATTGCCACTTTGAATAAGCGTATTCAGGAAAATCCGGCAGGGGAGAAAAATGATTTGTTTGACCAGCAGCAGAGCTTGGTCAATGAACTGGCGCAGCACACCAAAGTGACTGTACTCAAGGGTAAAGATAACCTGGCGAATACGGTGATCATCGGTGATGGGCAAACTCTTGTGTCGGGCACAGAATCATCTCGCCTTACAGTGATACCGGGTGAGCCCGACCCGCTACAGACACAAATCGCGGTAGATGATGGCCACAATGCCACCCCGCTGGATGCCGATAATATGGGCGGTATTCTTGGCGCCATGATTGGCTTTCGCCGTGATGTTGTCGAGCGCAGCATCGATGAAGTCGGGCGAATGGCTATCGGTTTTGCCGGGCAGGTGAATACCATCCAGCGCCAGGGCTTGGATTTGAAAGGTGAGCAGGGCAAGAACATGTTTGCCGATATCAATGATCCGATTGCGATGCAGCAGCGGGTGCTTAAACCGATGGGCAGTAGTGCCGATATGACCGTAGCCATTGATGATGTCTCCAAACTTCAAGTGGGTGATTACCAGTTAAAGGCGAACACTGATGGGATAACCAATAGCTATCAGATGTTTAATGCCAAAGGCGAAGAAGTCTTGAACCAAACCATTGCAGCAACTGACCCGCAAGTACTGCAGGTGGATGGTATGCAAATCAACGTTAATAATTTATCAGCGGCCCCGTCTGATGAAACCTTTACCATCCGTCCTGTAAGGCTTGGCGGCGCGCAGATGACCATGAATGCCACAGAAGCATCAGATATTGCCGCCCAGCGGGTAGTAATGGCAGCGGAGGCAAACCAAGGTACAGCACAACTAGAGCCGTTACCGTCAGCACAAGTTAGTGGCACATTTCGGGTTGAGATTAATGGGACCGGCGATGCACTATCAGTGCTGGATGATCAGGATAACCCGATCAGCTTGATTGGTTATGACGCTCAGGGCAATGCATTGCCGCCCAGCACAAGTATTGCTTATCCAGTAACCAATGGTGTTATCCACTTTGAGGGTGCCCCGAACACTCCGGTGCCAACGTTGGCACTTAGCAGTGGTGCGGCGGCCAATGACAGCTTTACGGTAACTTTGGGGGCAAAGCCTGCAGAAGGGGACAACAGCAATTTGCTGGAAATTCAGCACCTGCAAACAGAGAAAACCATGAACAACGGCCGCTCTAGCGTCATTGATTTGTTCCAGACACTGACCACCGATGTCGGTATCCAGAAAATGAATGCTGAGAAGTTTGGCCAGATCAGCCAACTGGATTTTGACGCCGCCAGTGAGCGGGTGTCCAGTGTGTCCGGTGTCAACTTGGATGAGGAGGCGGCAAACCTGATGAAGTTCCAGCAAGCGTATATGGCTTCCTCTCGCATTATGAGCGTGGCCCGCGAAACCTTTGATACGCTGTTGCGTGCTGTTTAA
- a CDS encoding flagellin encodes MSVTVNTNVSAMTAQRHLGNATNNVSSSMERLSSGLRINSAKDDAAGLQISNRLTSQSNGLNVAMRNANDGISIAQTAEGAMQESTNIMQRMRDLSLQAANGSNSDDDRAALQKEVGALQEELTRIAETTTFGGQNLLDGSYGTQAFQVGSNANETVDLSLSDVRSTSLGNSTMELGGAAIGAFVQGAANAVTDQDLTITGASGQKDVNVSANATAGDIAEAINNVSSDTGVTAEAFTGVRLDSLTLDPAGDNTIDIDSGSGVKSYSMPTGSEITDLADRINADSKDTGLRAVANDDGTLDIVSDKGDDIHIEATGTLTNFSLGLTELNSDMTTTGGDTATIVTGAAEQILTGKVEVQTSIKDSDRLEITTSEGTPANAITTGSEAKSLNSVDSIDISTANGAQSAIDTIDSAIAQIDDQRADLGAFQNRMNHTLNNLSNINENVNASNSRIKDVDFAKETTDLTKNQILQQASTSILAQAKMNPQAALSLL; translated from the coding sequence ATGTCTGTTACCGTAAATACTAACGTTTCAGCGATGACGGCCCAGCGTCACCTAGGTAATGCCACTAACAACGTAAGCAGCAGCATGGAGCGTTTGTCTTCTGGTTTGCGTATCAACAGTGCGAAAGATGATGCGGCGGGTCTGCAAATCTCTAACCGTCTAACCAGCCAGAGCAACGGCCTTAACGTAGCAATGCGTAACGCCAACGACGGTATCTCGATTGCACAGACTGCTGAAGGTGCAATGCAGGAGTCAACCAACATCATGCAGCGTATGCGTGACCTGTCTCTACAGGCCGCTAACGGCTCGAACTCTGATGATGACCGTGCTGCACTGCAGAAAGAAGTTGGTGCACTGCAAGAAGAATTAACACGTATTGCTGAAACCACAACGTTTGGTGGCCAGAATTTGCTTGATGGCTCGTACGGCACCCAAGCTTTCCAAGTTGGTTCTAATGCTAATGAAACAGTTGATTTATCATTGTCTGATGTTAGGTCAACTTCATTAGGTAACTCTACTATGGAACTTGGTGGAGCGGCTATTGGTGCTTTTGTGCAAGGTGCTGCTAATGCTGTCACTGACCAGGATCTAACGATTACAGGTGCTAGTGGTCAAAAAGATGTCAATGTATCTGCAAATGCAACTGCAGGTGATATTGCTGAAGCCATCAATAATGTTTCTTCTGATACTGGTGTTACTGCAGAGGCGTTTACTGGTGTTAGGCTTGATAGTTTGACATTAGATCCTGCAGGAGACAATACCATTGATATTGACTCCGGTTCAGGTGTGAAAAGCTATTCAATGCCAACAGGCAGTGAAATTACTGACCTAGCAGACCGAATAAATGCAGATAGTAAAGATACTGGACTCAGAGCTGTTGCTAATGATGACGGTACACTCGATATTGTTTCTGATAAAGGAGATGATATCCATATTGAAGCAACTGGTACTTTGACTAACTTTAGTTTGGGACTTACTGAGTTGAACTCTGATATGACAACGACTGGTGGTGATACTGCGACTATTGTAACTGGTGCTGCCGAACAAATTTTAACTGGTAAAGTTGAAGTCCAGACAAGTATTAAAGATAGTGATCGTTTGGAAATTACAACATCTGAAGGTACGCCAGCTAACGCGATTACTACAGGCTCTGAAGCTAAGTCATTAAACTCAGTGGACTCTATTGATATTTCAACAGCAAATGGTGCCCAGAGCGCAATTGATACCATTGACTCAGCAATCGCTCAAATTGATGATCAGCGTGCCGACCTTGGTGCATTCCAAAACCGAATGAACCACACCCTGAACAACCTTTCGAACATCAACGAAAACGTAAATGCGTCAAACAGCCGTATCAAAGACGTTGACTTTGCAAAAGAAACCACAGACCTGACTAAGAACCAGATCCTACAACAGGCGTCTACTTCGATTCTTGCCCAGGCGAAAATGAATCCACAGGCAGCATTGAGCCTACTGTAA
- a CDS encoding flagellar hook protein, with product MNIGIATLLGYAIKEIIAPVVLDNIREGNQEKVETNEIKSALSESEDTLKIISSIVDIFV from the coding sequence ATGAATATTGGTATTGCAACATTGCTGGGTTATGCCATCAAGGAGATCATTGCACCTGTGGTGCTTGATAATATTCGTGAAGGAAACCAGGAAAAGGTAGAGACCAACGAAATTAAGTCGGCGCTGTCTGAGAGTGAGGATACGCTGAAGATTATCTCTTCAATTGTAGATATTTTTGTCTAA
- the flgL gene encoding flagellar hook-associated protein FlgL: MINRVSTFSQYQNLTSNLMRKQGAVNNTNEQLATGKRIKTAGDDPIASVSTQNYKQQLVQIEQFQKSITLANNRLGTLETSLKNVESHIDSSKQKVIGMINGAMAGDDKTAFKNELESLYEGLLNLANTQDEGGNYVFAGNQSSTQPFVENSLGEVVYMGDAGYREARIDTSVHVQTSQPGSQVFMEIDNPFGDYRPDYKGLQSESGLSLLSATNSESGDNSIYEVDFQDDGAGGLNYVLIRDGTPYGPSAYDPSVGIQFVDTTPGSEANLDLKFDGEIKPGDSVSFDKTDTIDLFQTMNDVIKYSEFDSASPEARASLQRSIEELNSAYVHMNQRRAEVGTGLKTLETYEAQHQDFELSLNKAKGSLEDLDYSKAIIELNEDMLALQASQAAFNQTKQLSLFNYL, encoded by the coding sequence ATGATCAATCGTGTATCTACCTTTTCCCAGTATCAGAACCTGACTTCTAACCTTATGCGCAAGCAAGGGGCGGTAAACAACACCAATGAGCAACTGGCCACGGGTAAGCGTATCAAAACCGCCGGAGACGATCCGATTGCCTCGGTGTCGACCCAAAACTATAAACAGCAACTGGTACAAATCGAACAGTTTCAAAAATCTATCACTCTAGCCAATAACCGTTTGGGCACCCTTGAAACCTCCCTCAAGAATGTGGAAAGCCACATTGATAGCTCCAAGCAGAAAGTGATCGGCATGATCAATGGTGCAATGGCTGGCGATGACAAGACCGCTTTTAAAAATGAGTTGGAAAGTTTGTATGAGGGCCTGCTGAACCTTGCCAATACCCAGGATGAAGGCGGCAATTATGTGTTTGCCGGAAACCAGTCCTCGACTCAACCTTTTGTTGAAAACTCTTTGGGTGAAGTGGTTTACATGGGGGATGCTGGTTATCGTGAAGCACGCATAGATACATCGGTTCATGTTCAAACGAGCCAGCCCGGCAGCCAGGTATTCATGGAAATCGATAATCCTTTCGGGGATTATCGTCCCGACTATAAAGGGCTTCAGAGTGAGTCGGGTTTGTCGCTGTTGTCAGCGACCAACAGTGAGTCCGGTGATAATTCTATTTATGAAGTAGATTTTCAAGACGATGGTGCTGGTGGCCTAAACTATGTTTTGATTCGGGATGGTACGCCTTACGGCCCTTCCGCCTATGATCCTAGTGTTGGTATCCAGTTTGTCGACACAACACCGGGCTCGGAGGCAAATCTCGATCTTAAGTTCGATGGTGAGATAAAACCAGGTGATAGTGTTTCCTTTGACAAAACTGACACCATTGATTTGTTCCAGACCATGAATGATGTCATTAAGTACTCAGAATTTGATTCGGCTTCTCCTGAGGCTAGGGCGAGCCTGCAACGTTCCATTGAAGAGCTAAACTCGGCTTATGTCCACATGAACCAACGTCGGGCAGAAGTCGGCACTGGCTTGAAAACCCTCGAAACCTATGAGGCTCAGCATCAAGATTTCGAATTGAGTCTCAACAAGGCCAAGGGAAGCTTGGAAGATCTGGACTACAGCAAGGCAATCATTGAACTCAACGAAGACATGCTGGCCCTGCAGGCCTCCCAGGCTGCCTTCAACCAAACCAAGCAGCTCAGTTTGTTTAACTACTTATAA